In Populus alba chromosome 4, ASM523922v2, whole genome shotgun sequence, the genomic window TTTTTCAAGTACTCGTGGGATTGGAAACTACGAGGATAGTGACCGATTCTTTGAAATTTGCTACAGCCTACACTGTTGATGTCTTGATCACAGTGATTtccataataatttatatatatataaagtcaaCATCTTCTTGCACTGGTTCCcatcataaaataataacaatgtgACAAGGGAGGAAACAACTAGCTGAAACCAGAGTTGAGATGTAGataagatttataaataaaatattttaaaatatgattttatgattttttatttatgttttgacaaGTGAAgcttttgataatatttattttgtatttgaaattttttatgaaacaaaaattattttcatttcattaaatataatttatttaattatttttaaagcttGAAGTCATTGTCCAAGTGATTCTCAGctaaaatatgatatgattaaATGACATGACTCTATTACTTCATTTTCAAGGCTCTTAAGCCCTTGCTGGAAAGTTTAGCCATGAAATATGGGCGAGGTTAGtattcttctaattttgcaGCTCTTGCTAATGTCATGTATTGTTCTGGTCAATTTATTTTGgcatttaaaaataagatatttgaacaaaatattgtgagattaaataattatattaatttttttttattaaacttgtttttaaaaaatatttttaaaattatttttcacttaaaaaaatattaaattgttgtttttatatattttttattgattttgaagtgctgatataaaatataaataaaattgagaattcAAAATCAAGGATTGGGTCAATGTTAAAGAAAgaattgttaataataataaaaaaagagtgtcCTTGTAGGTAACGTACAAGAGCTTTTAAGctgtataataatatttttatgacttCAATTTTGCATACTAAGATTCTAAGATTAGTCATTATCCCTTTAGTCAATCATCTGCTAGAAGGTATATTCGTTATTTTGAtagtgattttaaaatattttttaatttatattttacatcaacatgttaaatcaatataaaaatattaaaaaattaattttaaaattttaatttttacaaaacaaacACGGTTTAACCGCGTAGGCAATGAGTATCTAAAGAAAGTCTGCACCCCTAGCCTGCAACTTCAAGAATAATCTCTTCAAAATAGAATGGTCAAGAAAGACAtcctaataataatattctctATGGATAATATAATACAGTAACAAATCTATTGCCCATTTCGTGTTAAACACAAggattatgtattttattaattatgcatTTAATTGATAATGATAGAAAAATTTTCATAATGGATCTGTTAGGATCGAACCCAAGATTGTAAAGTGTTCAACTAGATAttaaaacttgaataaaaagaaaagaaagtataTATCTCGAGTTAAAGTTTAAACTTGAATCTTGTATGAATcaactaaattattatttcgcatttaattttattaaataaaatataaataataaaactctaattcataattaattaatcaataaatttgttatatattatCAAATGGGAAAAGTGGCCATGTATTTGAACTTATAATATAGCAATACAAGCCACACCCCATGTATTTGAACTTAGGAAATAGAAGGATAAGCTCTACTCAGCAggattcatataaaaaacatatctagaaaatttttcatttgaatGCCAATTTATTCCTGGTCAATCAATTAAGTCAATGCTCAGGCCGgtcatttttaattgagaaagtAAAACGTATTCTCAGGGATGATTAATCCAGTTATATTCTCCCCCCCATGATCACCTGTACACATGGGAACCAGGGAAGGCAAGCAGGGCcacatgtaaattttttttatatttaatatttaaatatagaataatataatatttttattttaaataaataaaatttttaataatatatcttattatattaattttgatcatcTATTAAATGATACCAGCTCCGTCCTGTTGTGCAGCTTTAATAGTCCCATTATCCAAATGGTTTCAAGTGAATTTCCAAGCCCCTTTTTATCTTTTCGTTAAATTTGCTCCATAATGATCCTGATGACAACAATAGATTTAAATTTAGTCATGTTTTTGCTGATCATACCGTTTTCAGCTCTCCCAGCCATTACTGTTGCAGACCATCTTGTTACAGCTTGCTCCAATAACACAAGAAACTACACGCTCAACAGTACATTTGAGAGCAACCTCAAGCTTCTTCTTGAGAACTTGCCGTCCATCACTTCATTAACAGGTTTTAACTACACCTCTGTTGGAGAACCCCCTGCCAAGGTCTATGGCCAAGCACTGTGCAGAGGTGATGTCAACTCAAGTTCTTGTCAGGCTTGTGTGGAGAAGGCAAGCCAAGAAATCTTTAAGGATTGTAGAAATTATACAGATGCAATCATATGGTATGAACTTTGCCAAGTTCACTACTCGTTTCAGAATATGACTTCCTTGTATGTTTATACAGGGAAGTATCCAGACTGGGATTCTCAGGAGAAATTTCTATCAGATCCAAAACATTTCTCTGATGTTCTAACCTACTTAATGACTAACCTGTCAACTGAGGCCGCCGTCAATCCTTCCAAGCGCATGTTTGCAACTGGGGCAATCAAATTTAGAAGCGAAACCGTATATGGTCATGCACAGTGCACACGAGATATCATACCAGATGATTGTCAAACATGTTTGACAACTGCTTCGGCTGAACTCGAAGGATACTGTTCGTCACGGCAAGGTGGAATTATTGTTAGCAGAAATTGCGATGTGAGATTTGAGCTGTACAAGTATTACAATGCCTCGAGTTACTTGTTAACATATCCGAATCCTAAAGGTTAGTGAACAGGAATTTTTTTGCAGAAAATCTGTGAGCGAAAAGAAGTAATCATGTCTTGCATTAATGACTGATATGGTTATTCTTAATTCTTGCCCATGACGGATCGCAAAATTGTCCAGAAtcttagtttattattttttgagattaaatatttttcttcataaattgAATCTTATGCAATTCTCTGCTTTGCACGGCAGGAAGTAAGTGGAAGATTGGGATGGTGGCATTTGCTGCATGTGCTCCTGTAGTGGTGATTGTAATTGTCATTGGGTCTTGCATTGCCTGTCTGCTGAGAGAAAGAGGACAACAAAGAGGTAAATTAACTAAGCGATCTATGAGTTTATTTGACAGtattgttgtggttgtttttctaataattttttgtatcaaagtatatgttaatgatttttttttattttttaaaatttatttttaacatcagtacatcaaaatgatttgaaaacactaaaaatatattagtttaaagttaataaaaaaaaataaaaaattttcaaatttttttaaaacctttttgAATCACAGAAATAAACAGGCTCGATTAAATTGATATCAGAACTACAAAAGAGTAAAACTCCGATTCTTTGTCAGGCGTGGAAAGAAGTCACCTAGCATTACTACAGGAATTGGCCTGTCCAAGAGGGGTCACAATGACAGATGAAGGTCAGTTGGTAAGTTCTGAGGACCTGCCTTTCATGGACTTAACTACTATCAGAGCAGCTACAGACAACTTCTCCGATTCAAATAAGCTTGGACAAGGTGGGTTTGGCACTGTTTATAAGGTAAGTGGTAAACGTTTGCTGTCATAATCCACTGAGATTCAGGAGTATGTCTTTCCAATCCATACCTCTAGGAAAACCGAGTTTTTTGTTCAGTTTGCCATGGCTTAATATTGCTTCAGTTGATAAAATTGGCCTCATTGCAAATTTGTTTCAGGGTGTGTTACCAGATGGGAAAGAAATAGCTGTTAAAAGGCTGTCAAGGAAGTCATGGCAAGGCTTAGAGGAGTTCAAGAATGAAGTCAAAGTAATTGCAAAATTACAGCACCGAAACCTGGTGAGGCTATTGGGATGTGGCATGGAAGGAGATGAAAAGCTGCTGATATATGAATTCATGCATAACAAAAGCCTTGACATCTTCATCTTTGGTCTGTTCCTTTCATTTAGTTTGGCTTTGGATTCTTAAATATTACATTTTCAACAATTAAACGATGCAAGAGGCTGAAGTTTCTTCTTAATTATTCAAATTTCAGATGCCGAAAGACGCGCACTTCTTGATTGGGAGACATGTTACAACATAGCTAGTGGGATTGCTAGAGGACTTCTTTACCTGCACGAGGATTCCCGGCTTAGAATCATTCACCGGGATTTGAAACCTAGCAATGTGCTTCTAGACCATGAAATGGTTGCCAAGATATCAGACTTTGGCATGGCTAGAATTTTCTGCGAAAACCAGAACAAAGCTAACACTAGAAGAGTAGTAGGAACATTGTAAGCcctcttttaattgtttttttaactctaatttatttttctagtttggtGATGCTTTTAGTCCTAAATTCTTATAACTTATCCAAAGCACGTCTTACGCACGAAACAGCGGATATATGGCTCCGGAGTACGCAATGGGAGGGCTATTCTCAGTGAAATCAGATGTCTTCAGCTTTGGTGTTATACTACTGGAGATGGCAAGTGGGAAAAGAAGCAGTGGCTTTTATCTCTCAGAACATGGCCAGACACTCTTAGCATATGTTTGTACAATATTACATCGCTGCCATCAAAATTTCCATTCAAATAATTGTCAACCTatcaaaaagaattttgaagGTTGAAAATTATAACCAGGTactgttatgattttttttttttcatgcaatcTGACAGGCGTGGAGATTGTGGAATGAAGGGAGAGAAATGGAATTAGTGGATCCTTCGTTGATGGACAGAAGTCAAACAGAAGGGATTGTGAGGTGCATACATGTTGGGCTGTTATGTGTGCAGGAAGATCCAGCAGACAGGCCAACAATGTCATTTGTGGTTCTAGCTTTGGGAAGTGACCCAATAGCTCTTCCTCAGCCGAAACAACCTGCGTTCTCTCTAGGTAAAATGGTTCCAATCTACAAGTCTTCACCAACAGATCCTTCTGTAAATCAAATGACTGTTTCTGGTGTCGTACCGCGCTGATTGTTAATAAGATTGCCACTGTTCCTGTCAATGTCTGCGGCAAGTGGTGTGGTTCAGAATAGCTAGTTTTCTTAGCCATTTTGTTAAGATCTCAAAATGGTGAATAGAAGACCTCAAATTGTGTATAGTAACAACGTGTCTCTGAATAGCTAGTTGGAATTAGAAGGGGTTCTGACAAATTATAAGCCAGAAATAAATAGCATGACGAGACACTGTCCACTAATTTTAAGGTGGTAGTGATATGGTTTTGGTTCTTGGTTCTGGTCACGTTGGTCTGTAACACTAaccactaattttattttttaaaaaaatattaatttcatcataGCTCAATTGTAAAAATACCCTCTTGAACTTAtggaaaaaaacatagttttaaaaaataaaaaattcaaaatgatatttttttatataactattGAGACAAAAACATAATGAATCGATTCATGTCAATCTAGGTCAACATGTAAACTTCgtaatataaatcataagaCCTTtgtaatcttataaaaaacaaataaaaaaatatgttgaagttaaattctcaattacaaaaataaacaaaaaaaccttgaaTCAACCAAGTTAACTTATAAAACTTATAATCTAGatcatgagattatgataaccttaaataaaataaataaaagaaaattataaattttaattccttaataaattaatattaagaaataaaattaaaaaaaaattaaaaattaaaaaaaatcatcattgcATTATTATATTGATCATTATTTTCGCTCACAGTAAACATTGTTAATTTCCACTTGTAGTGAGAATTTCTACGAGTTtgaggataaaattaataaaaaataaatggtgcTAAAACCGAGATTTAGTGCTGAGCATTTTCGGTTCAGTCtggttttgaaccaaaataaacaaccaaaccaaattttttttttattttttgaactgaaccgaaccgaaaaccggttcaaaccgattaatttcagttcggttcggtttagtttttttcccttccaaaccggttcaaaccaaaaTTATTCCAACTTATTCACAGTCCcaaaaaaatccctaattccTACGTCGAAGAAGGCAACTAAAAATCTTCCTTGTTTGGGCATTTTGATGCTCTATGTCCCGACTGCCCACAATTAAAACAAGAGCCTCCAAATCAAAACTTCTGCTACGCACAATAAAGAAAAGATGTCATGTTTGTTGGCTGAAACTTGTATGAATAAATTGTCCAAACCCTTAGCCACATAAGCCAGTAAAAGATAAGAAAcacaataggaaaaaaaaaaaaaaaaggggagaatgaaaggaaaaaaaatcacttgacACTTACCCACATCATGCAAGCACGCCATAAAGCCTGTAATTTTAGATTTACAAAGAGTAAAGGGAAGGGAGAGGGATATACACAGAAGGGGGAGGGATATGCAGAGTAAAGGGAAGGGAGAGGGATATGCAGAGAAGGGGGGCTAAAGGAAGGGAGGGATATGCAGAGGGGTGGCTGATGCTAAGTGTGATTTTAGGGtaagaaaatattgtatttatactttt contains:
- the LOC118058703 gene encoding cysteine-rich receptor-like protein kinase 15 isoform X1; amino-acid sequence: MILMTTIDLNLVMFLLIIPFSALPAITVADHLVTACSNNTRNYTLNSTFESNLKLLLENLPSITSLTGFNYTSVGEPPAKVYGQALCRGDVNSSSCQACVEKASQEIFKDCRNYTDAIIWYELCQVHYSFQNMTSLYVYTGKYPDWDSQEKFLSDPKHFSDVLTYLMTNLSTEAAVNPSKRMFATGAIKFRSETVYGHAQCTRDIIPDDCQTCLTTASAELEGYCSSRQGGIIVSRNCDVRFELYKYYNASSYLLTYPNPKGSKWKIGMVAFAACAPVVVIVIVIGSCIACLLRERGQQRGVERSHLALLQELACPRGVTMTDEGQLVSSEDLPFMDLTTIRAATDNFSDSNKLGQGGFGTVYKGVLPDGKEIAVKRLSRKSWQGLEEFKNEVKVIAKLQHRNLVRLLGCGMEGDEKLLIYEFMHNKSLDIFIFDAERRALLDWETCYNIASGIARGLLYLHEDSRLRIIHRDLKPSNVLLDHEMVAKISDFGMARIFCENQNKANTRRVVGTFGYMAPEYAMGGLFSVKSDVFSFGVILLEMASGKRSSGFYLSEHGQTLLAYAWRLWNEGREMELVDPSLMDRSQTEGIVRCIHVGLLCVQEDPADRPTMSFVVLALGSDPIALPQPKQPAFSLGKMVPIYKSSPTDPSVNQMTVSGVVPR
- the LOC118058703 gene encoding cysteine-rich receptor-like protein kinase 25 isoform X2, with amino-acid sequence MILMTTIDLNLVMFLLIIPFSALPAITVADHLVTACSNNTRNYTLNSTFESNLKLLLENLPSITSLTGFNYTSVGEPPAKVYGQALCRGDVNSSSCQACVEKASQEIFKDCRNYTDAIIWYELCQVHYSFQNMTSLYVYTGKYPDWDSQEKFLSDPKHFSDVLTYLMTNLSTEAAVNPSKRMFATGAIKFRSETVYGHAQCTRDIIPDDCQTCLTTASAELEGYCSSRQGGIIVSRNCDVRFELYKYYNASSYLLTYPNPKGSKWKIGMVAFAACAPVVVIVIVIGSCIACLLRERGQQRGVERSHLALLQELACPRGVTMTDEGQLVSSEDLPFMDLTTIRAATDNFSDSNKLGQGGFGTVYKGVLPDGKEIAVKRLSRKSWQGLEEFKNEVKVIAKLQHRNLVRLLGCGMEGDEKLLIYEFMHNKSLDIFIFDAERRALLDWETCYNIASGIARGLLYLHEDSRLRIIHRDLKPSNVLLDHEMVAKISDFGMARIFCENQNKANTRRVVGTFGYMAPEYAMGGLFSVKSDVFSFGVILLEMASGKRSSGFYLSEHGQTLLAYVCVEIVE